A region from the Cyprinus carpio isolate SPL01 chromosome A8, ASM1834038v1, whole genome shotgun sequence genome encodes:
- the LOC109069765 gene encoding rho-related GTP-binding protein RhoA-D, whose product MAAIRKKLVIVGDGACGKTCLLIVFSKDQFPEVYVPTVFENYIADIEVDSKQVELALWDTAGQEDYDRLRPLSYPDTDVILMCFSIDSPDSLENIPEKWTPEVKHFCPNVPIILVGNKKDLRNDEHTRRELIKMKQEPVKPEEGRDMANRISAFGYLECSAKTKDGVREVFEMATRAALQVRKRKKRGGCLLL is encoded by the exons ATGGCAGCTATCCGTAAGAAGCTGGTGATTGTGGGAGATGGAGCCTGTGGGAAAACCTGCTTGCTGATTGTGTTCAGTAAAGATCAGTTCCCCGAGGTCTACGTGCCTACAGTGTTTGAAAACTACATCGCTGATATAGAGGTGGACAGCAAACAG gtggaGTTGGCTCTATGGGACACAGCTGGTCAGGAAGACTATGATCGGTTGAGGCCATTGTCATATCCAGACACAGATGTTATTCTGATGTGTTTCTCTATAGACAGTCCAGATAGTTTAG AAAATATTCCAGAGAAATGGACGCCAGAGGTAAAACATTTCTGTCCCAACGTTCCCATCATCCTTGTGGGCAATAAAAAGGATCTGCGGAATGATGAACACACACGCAGGGAGCTGATTAAGATGAAACAG GAACCTGTAAAACCAGAGGAGGGCCGTGACATGGCTAACAGGATCAGTGCATTTGGATATTTAGAGTGTTCGGCTAAAACGAAGGACGGAGTGCGGGAGGTGTTTGAGATGGCCACCAGGGCGGCACTGCAGGTCCGCAAGCGCAAGAAGAGAGGCGGCTGCCTGCTGTTATGA